GCCTTCTCAACCGCTAATCACTCAACCTCAGGCAGCACCTCTCGCTGTCCATGCAATGCAAACTCGAGGTAAAGCGGGTATCACTAAGCCAAAGAAGCAGTTTTCTCTTCTTTCAACTGTTTCGCCAATTCCCACTAGCCATAAAACTGCCTTGCAGGATCCAAACTGGACCCCAGCAATGAATGATGCTATTGATGCTTTTATTGAGACTAAGACTTGGGATCTTGTTCCCAGGCCAAAGAACACTAACATTGTGAATTCGATGTGGCTGTATAAGCACAAGTTTGATGCAGATGGGAAACCTTTTAAACACAAAGTGAGGCTAGTTGCTAATGGGAAGTCTCAAGAAGAAGGTGTCGACTACAATGAAACGTTTGCTCCCGTTGTGAAACCAGTCACAATACGCACGGTTCTTGATGTCACCCTCGCAAATGGATGGCCAATACATCAGCTCGATGTCAAAAATGCATTCCTGCACGGTCTTCTGGATGAAACTATATACATGCATCAGCCTCCGGGTTACACAAACAAATCTCATCCAGACTATGTTTGCAAACTTAACAAAGCAATCTATGGTCTGAAACAGGCTCCTACAGCTTGGAACTCACGTTTTGCCTCTTTTGTTACTAATATGGGTTTCAAGTGTAGCAGGAGCGATGCATCTCTGTTCATCTACAGCAAAGGTTCACGACGAGCCTACCTCCTGCTCTACGTTGACGACATAATTCTGACTGCCTCAGACGATGCCTTCCTCAAGAAAATTGTGACAGACCTACAGACCGAGTTTCCCATGTCTGATTCGGGCAAACTTCACTTCTTTCTTGGAGTTAAAGCAGAGTTCATTAACGATGAAATCTTTCTCAGTCAGCAAGCGTACACAACTGACATCATCAACAGGGCAGGCATGACAGAGTGTAAACCTCTCGCGACACCAGTAGACCTGAACTCAAAGCTGAAAGCTGAAGAAGGTGAACGTGTTCCTGATGCCACGCAATACAGACGCCTTGCTGGAGCACTGCAATATCTCACGTTTACGAGGCCAGACATAGCTTATGCTGTTCATCAAATCTGTCTCTTTATGCACGATCCGCGCATACCACATCTTCACGCTCTGAAACGCATCATACGATATCTCCAGGGGACAAAGGAGTTAGGCCTTCAGCTTCACAAGGGCTCTGTCAAACAACTGGTAGCATATTCGGATGCGGACTGGGCTGGTTGTCCAGACACACGACGATCAACTTCGGGGTACTGCGTTTACTTGGGAGACAATCTTGTCTCTTGGTCCTCAAAACGTCAAACCTCTGTTTCGCGATCAAGTGCGGAGGCTGAGTACAAGGGAGTGGCCAATGCAGTTGCAGAGCTAACATGGATAAGGAATCTAATGTTTGAACTTGGCATTCCAATCTCCAAAGCTTCGATCGTCTACTGTGACAACATAAGTTCAGTTTACTTAGCTCATAATCCAGTTCGTCATCAACGCACTAAACATGTCGAAATTGACATTCACTTTGTACGAGAAAAGGTGGCGCTGGGTCACGTTAAGGTTCTGTTCGTTCCATCCTCTCTTCAGTACGCTGATATTTTCACAAAGGGACTGCCCACCAGCTTGTTCAATGACTTCAGAACCAGTCTCACCGTTCGCTCTCCACACGCTGCGACTGAGGGAGGGTGTTAGAATATAGAATATTCTCTTAGTAGATAAGATACAATCTTTGTGAAATCTTGTAGTTACGATACTCATGTAACAACCTTGGCTATTTATGCCGTGTGAATAGAACCACTCTCCTCAAGGAGATTAACCAAGCTTTCAAAAACAATCAAGACTGATGGTGGAACTAAGCACACTCGGAGAGCAGACCCATATTCTGAAAAACCAAACGAAGACCAGAGAGAAAGCAGACAAGCATGGGAATCGAAATGGATATAGATTTATTACAGTTGGTCAACAAAATTCATAAATTACTTATTTGGTCCTTCACTTATGTATATTTTCTGTTTTGTAACCACTTACTTTCATGAATAAATTACTAATTCTAACATTCAATAAGAATTCAGCAAACGGCGTCGTTTAATCTCCATTTCATAGAAAACTACGTCGTTTAATCGCCGGTTCATGAGagatctctcttcttcctccgttTCATGGTGTTGCGGCGAGCCGATATACACACTACACGACACGATCTCCGTGAGAATTCGAAGCTTCCTGCAAATTTACTCTCGGTGAGCAATTCGAATCTCTCAACGCTGTTATTTAAGTCTCTGATCATTCTGGGGTTTTTCCATATTGTGATCATGAATCATGATCGTCCGATTATCTCAATCTCGTAATCCAAACAATGAAAGTTAATTCAAGCCAAAAGGCCTCGGCTTTACACGAATCTTTACAGTTAATTCAGTTTGCTCTAGATAAAAATCCATGCTTCGTTTGATGATTGCTAGGTGAATGGCGTCATCATCGTCGGATTCATGGATGAGAGAATACAACGAGGCTTTAAAACTCGCTGAGGATATCAACGGCATGATCTCCGAAAGGAGTAAGTCGGCCTTAACAGGGCCTGATGCTCAGCGCCGTGCTTCAGCTATACGTAGAAAGATCACTATTTTCGGAACTCGGTTAGATAGTCTGCAGTCTCTTCTTTCCAAAATCCATGGGAAGCCTATGTAAGTTCATTTCTGATTGCTTTACAAACCAGTTAAAGAGTtgtaaagtgttgatctttttgACCTGTTGCAGTTCAGAGAAAGAGATGAACCGGCGCAAGGATATGATTGGGAACTTGAGATCGCAGGCAAACCAGATGGCGAATACTTTGAACATGTCGAACTTTGCTAATAGAGACAGCTTGCTTGGGTCAGAGATAAAGCCAGATGACACCATGAGCAGAGTTAGTAGCATGGATAACCAAGGGATTGTTGGGTTTCAACGACAAGTTATGAGAGGTAAAAGCTGTTTTGGGTAGTTTGTTGGCTTAGTTTTGTATTAGTTTCtttatttgagtttttttgtttttgtttttgtgtgagTTAGAACAAGATGAAGGACTTGAGAAGTTGGAGGAAACAGTGATGAGTACTAAACACATTGCTTTGGCTGTTAATGAGGAGCTTGGCTTGCAGACTAGGCTTATCGTATGTTGTCATTTGTTTTTGACTGCCTTGATTTGGGTTTCATTGTTGTAACAAAGCTGGGTTGTATGCAGGATGACTTAGACTACCATGTGGATGTTACCGACTCTCGCTTACGGGTAATATATACTCCCAACTCTCAAAATAtttcaagaaaaatattattgtgaATTGATACCTGATCTGATGGTGATGTTTTTCTTATTCTAAGCTAACTGATAATACAAGCATTGATCTATTATGTATGTTGTTTGTTATTATAGAGAGTGCAAAAGAACCTTGCTGTCATGAACAAGAATATGAGAAGTGGTTGTTCTTGCATGTCAATGCTTTTGTCAGTGCTTGGGATCGTTGGTCTTGCTGTTGTAATATGGCTGCTAGTTAAGTATTTGTAATCTCAACATTAAGTTCACTTGCCGCTTCTGTGTGAATGGTCTCAGTATATCTCCTAATGCTTTTCATTCCTTTTCTGTTGTGAGAActcttaataaatattaatatcatgTGTGCAGTTTTTGtattcattaaaattaaataactgATAGCAAGTAACACGAAGAGACATAAATACGTTTGTAAGAGATCTTTAACGAAGAAACTCATCTGAATTCACAAATAAGATATGATCATCTGAGATTCTGAGCAGAGTAAGAATGAAGGGTTCAGATGAAAGAGGCTAGCACAAAACTTTTTCATTATGGTCTGATTTGGTTAAAaggctgtttttttttgttgtggtgGGAACTCAGTCTTCAAAATCTGCCGAGTTCTCTAGCAAATAGTTTGCAGCCAACTCCTCGTTACGGTCACACGCAAGGAAGGCTTCTATGACCAATGCTCTATCAAATCCCATTGCCTCAAGCTGATCACAAAAGAGGTTTAAGGCAAGAGTTAGAACAGATGAGACGAATGATATTTCGGAATGTTATAATGGTGTTAATgaatgtttgtgtgtgtgtaccCGTTGAATCGCTTCTTGCTCTGCAGGGGTAACATTGACTGCATGGGGCATTTCTTGCTCGGGTTGGTCAAGAATATCCATTTCCCTGAGAGTTTTGCACAACCAATAAGAGACATTGAGTCATGAGATCACATATAGATCCGATTCAGCCAGTGGCCAAACCAAGAAAAAGATATGCAGATACACACCCGTCAGATCCTTCATAAGGCTCGTTGATTAACTGAAGAAACTCGGCTTGGTTCTCTTGAATGAGCCTCAAAAGTTGGGGGTTCTGCTTTCCAAGCTCTTGAAGCATAGGCTGTAACAGCAACAGAGATGAGATGCTCACAAAGGAATAACAAAAGTCAGGCTACTAGTTTCTGGACCCAAAAGCACTATAGAGAAAGGTAAAGGCTAGGTTACCTGCAGAATCTGGGGGTTGGAATTGACCATCGATCGTAATTGTTGGAACTAAAACAAAATGAATATACAACAAGATTAGTATTATGAGGAAGCTGCATCGAATGATTAAAGCAATATCATATAGGAGTAGGCTAGAATCCACGTCCCTGAAGGTGATGAAACAGGTTTCCAACAAATCATTCTATTTGATCTCACAGATGAAAAGACGGGGTAAGGATAGAATGACAACCTGATCATTGCCTCTGAGGAAATCAAGCGTTCCAAGTTCTCCAGCACCAGCTTCTGCTTCCTGGAATAATACAAAAATTCACGGAACTCAACTACAATAAACTCTTTTCGACGCACAAAAACACCAAGCTCTTACCTGAGGAAACAAATCCAAAGGAGATGAGTTAGGTCCTCCAGAGGTAGGAGGAGCGGCAAGGTCTGCACCAGATATGTTAGTTAACGGAACAGTTTCTCTTTCAGGAATTCCCTGGAAAGTAAAACAATTTTTAGCAGTTTCATTCCCTTAAACATCCACAGGACACTGTTAGAGAGAAGAGGGCATACAGAGTATAGATAATCCACCGCTCTCTCAGGGTTGTTATAAGCTGCACGAAGTGCACGAGCAACTGTTTCTTTGTCCCAGCTGCCTCCTCCCATTTCCATTATTTGTTGAACCATTTGCTCAGTACTACTGCCACTAGCTAAAGTTGAAGCAGCTTGAGCATTGGTGTCACTTGGTGCCCTACACATACAATCAAACGTCTCTTTAAATcctcaaaatacaaaattaaagtcTATTGtgtcaaaaataaaacttacgcTGGTTGTTCTTGGGCAAGAGTGGAAACTGAAGCTGGCACAGGTATAGACTGGGTCGTCGACGCAGCTGCAGGCTGGTTGATAGGTACAAGTGTGTATTAAATGAATCCAGATGATGATTGCATAAcagccaaagaagaagggatgtGTAAGAAAATTACCATAGCTGAAGATGTGGTGGTGGAAGTAGGCTGTGAGATAGGAACAAAGTATTTCCACTGAGAACACTGGACTGATCAAGTGATGGGCAAcaacataagaaaataagaagaaacACTTACCTGAGCCGAAGATGGACCAGCTGAACTTGCAGTTTTGCTCTATCAATGGCAAAAGAAAAGTATAAGTAATTTTCAGTAAGAGGAGAGACGAATAACAAAAGATgaattttcaacaaaaaaaaaaaataataacaaaacatGAATCTACATGTGAATCAACAAAATAAAGTAAGTACCTTGCTGAGCATAACAACAAGAAAACCTTCCTCGGTAACCTTATTCTCCACCAAAGTAGTTTCATCCTTCAAAACCTTGCCATTGTGAATCAACAACTGCTGTCCACATGGATAGTTGTCTTTGCTCTGCGAATCCTCAATATTCTTTTTCACCGCCATTATCTTTCAAAAACCAAACACAATAACATAAGAACACATACACAACAACAACTATACTCCACTCCACTCAACAAGACCAATTGAGAAACTTAAAATTCTGAATCTAGCTGCTCATCAAGTCGTGTATTACAATAAATTGGTATTGCAGCACGGAGATTTAGCGTCTCTTTATTCCAAAACATATCTAAAGTCACTGACTTTACATACAAAATTACACGTAGTAGATCTGAACGAAGGAGACAAAGGACTGACCGTGTCGGTGGGCAGAACCCTGATTTCAAAATGGCTACCCTTGAGAGTCTTGACGGTGAGCTTCATGTCGACGGATTGAACCAGGCGGCGTCGGGAAAGTCCGGCGAGGGAGCGAGATTACAGAGTGAGACCTAAAAGAGCGTTCTTTCCAACAACAActgccaaaaacaaaaacagtcGCAATCAATCAGGCGAGCGTTTCGGATTTTAAAACGCGGCAAGTGTGCGATTCGCTGCAAGATGCTTCCAAATCCACGCGCATCGCACGTGACAAATATCTCTcgtattttccatttttcatttttccagtaatatttagttacaaaaatatttaaaatcttcATTTTAACCGACaactaaaaatatcaaatttccgtgaaaacaaaatatgaaatccatgatagaatttttttattagttatttaaggggttgtcataaaaaaaaactatttcagTGAACTccaaactaatttattttacaaaataattttattatttttgagtaTTTGCTATTTCAAGTCAAACTGAAATATTCATtcatagttatatttattttacaaatggACCAACAAAGGCCAAGCGTGAGATAACAGCAACACACGGGACTCAATTTTATAGTCGAATGAtgataaatcatttttttacaaattcaaGATTCATGAAAAGTTTTTCAGAATCTTTGGTTGGATTTATTAAGCTCAGAACTCACGGTCAGGGAAGAGAATCGGAGCAACAAGCGACCAGATGAAGAGACCAGCAGTGGCCCAGCTGGTCACAACACGAACCCACACAGACGGCCACCCGACATCAACCAGTTTACCACTTTCACCCACCGAGGTTGACCAACCAGTTAAGAGCATTGCAGAGTACATGCTCGCGAGGGAGAAGATGATGTGGAAGAATGCGTATGAGTATGTCACTGGCTTCTTCTGCTCTTTCTCTTCCTTGTCTTCTGCTTTCCCGTCTAGTGGAAGCAGAGGCTTCTCTCCTGCACGGGGAGAATCAGGAGAGGAGAGAAGCGTGGTGGAAGAACCAGCACGAACCGCGGAATAAACGACAGAGAGAACAGTTGTGAGTAACCCGATGGTCATGGTGCCTGTTGAAACAGCTTTGGAATGTTTGTGGAGACCATTGCATTCGTAGTCTCGGGGTTCACTCGCAAGTCCACTGTAACAGAGGTACATACAGTAGACAGATATAACTGATGCTGGTAAAATGCTTCCACCGACCTGCAAAACAAAGGTTAATTTGGCTTCATTAAGTCCAAAGATGAGATCAACAAGAAACTAAAGGTTTTAAAAGTCAGAAACTTACAGCGGGATGCAAAACCACAACAGCAAAGACGAAGACAAATATCAAAGTCATGACAATGAAGAAAGTGTTGAGTCCACAGTCGTGTCCAGATGGAGTAAACCAGTGGAAGAGAAGTCCAGAGAAGACGAATGTTGCCAGGTAACATACAAGCGAAACAACGAGCAACGCAGCATACCTGTATACAAAAACCTAGATTAGCAGTTGCATAATTAAGTCAAATGATTGAAAACATTTTCCACTAACCAGAACTGCTCGTCGTAGCCAACCCATGTGTCATTCCAACCATGAACGAAATCCAAAAGAAGTACAACttgaacaagaagaaaaaatccAGCACCAAACTTTGACATCGACTCTGAAAAAAGATGGTAAATTGATTCTCATTAGCTCTAAGTTAATCACTTCATCAGGAGCAAATAAAGGAGATATGATGGCACTTACCATAAAAGCTGATGACTTCATTGGGAACGAAGAAcattaaaataaccaaaatgaaccAACAGATGACTTTCATCATCCAGCCACCATGGTGTATACCATCACGAGGGTCTTTCTGAGTCTTCACACCAATCATCATAACCGATAAAATCGAGAAAAACACGAAGTTCCCTAAGCTGACACGCAGCACAGCATCAGTCTCAAACCATTCCCGATCAGGCGTCTTGTGAAAATGGTTAATCCCTACACAAAAAATGCCAATCATTCATAAGCTAAAAGGTTACAATGacaaaagaaacagaaaagagagagaaaaacttACAAGGGAGCTTCTCCATGAGAGGAGCAGCGACCTCACGGAGAATCCATGAAACGATCAAAGAAAGTGCAAAGAGGCCACAGTAAGCAATCCTTGCGGAACGTCTGCTGATACTAGAAACAACAGTACGGCAAGCATCGCATGCACAAGCAGCACAGCACGATGCTAGACAAGAAGCTGCCCACATCTCTTATTTTTCCCTCCTTCTCAAAGATCAAAGGGTTGATTTCAATATTGAGCTGCTAGTAAGagaagaaacacacaaaaatacatatcatcaaacaaccttcttcttctcatcTAATCATTATCAAAAAAATCCCTAATCTtcaaattaaattgaaattggATCAAATAATGTGACTTTTTTTCCACCAAATTGGAGAGGGAatcaaaattgaaaattctaAACTTTACCCAAAGAAATAAGCCCTAAATCGAATTAAAATACCTTTGGATAACGATCGATCAAACCTAACAAACTCGGTGTACCTTTCCTTGCGATTCTCCTGGCTAGCTAACAAGGACTTTGTATTAATCAACGATGCAAATGCGATGACGATGACCTTTCATAATAAGCCCACTAATGACCCAAGGCccaaatatttaacttttttttcttataaaagaaATGGAAGGCAAACACGCATAATCacttttttcctctttttttttttcttttttttttgtacccaaaaaaagaaaaaaaaatccctaAATTTCCGTCGTATGTAACGGAATTAATAAACAGCGTACGGTGTCATCCGGCAAATCGCCATCTCTTCCTTTCGATATCGGAAACGCTTCCGGAGAATCATCGTCTAGCTGCGgcctcatttttttttcttcaaatttgcGTATCTACGGAGCTGGAAGCAGcagcttttcttcttctccacctcTTCCTCTTTCACCGGTTCGTTTTTAGAAAGCTTCACCTACTTTTTGGATCCTATTTCGACGTTATTCTGATTATGTATCCTTAGATTTTGATCGCCTCGTTTCCTCGAATCTCTCTTAATCCAAATGTTTGTTTTGATCGATGCGATGGATCCAAACAAGCTTGGCTTTGTACCTTTGACGCTAATTCAAAATACTAATCTCGTTTCGAAATTGATTAATCTCCTGGCGATAGATCATAGATTTGATACGTTGCTCTATAAATGGCTTATGATTGAGAATCTGATTGGATCTTCTCTGTCATTGACTCAATTTGCAGGTCTGGTTATCAACGCCATGGCTCTTGATGGGATTGTTGTATCTTCACCATCGAGGAGAACTCAGTCTCTAAAGAGGCAGTGGGAAGATTTGGGCAGCTGCTCCACCGTTATTAAGAGGCATCGATATCTCTTAACAGCTTTGGTGCTTTTGGCCTTTCTCTGCACtgtttatctatattttgcTGTTACTTTAGGCGCTAGGCACTCCTTGTGCTACGGCTTGACGGGTAAAGAGAAGGCAATTTGCCAGTTACAACATGTCCAAGCTCTCTACAAAGGGAAGCTGAAATTTTTCTAGAGCGTGTCATCGACCTACATGATTGTTCTTGCTTGCCCTACTACAATTCTTTTTGTGATTCTATTGTGACTTTTGTgtgtattatattattattacaaTGGTGAAAATTCCAGAGATTTATAATCGAAAACATAATTCATTTTTgttcattaattaaaaataaaaagaagtttCTTACAGGTTTTTTACACTTATTGACCTTAGTGTTCCCCAATGACTATGTTTTCTTGATTTGCATGGCTTGAGCAgccttcatcatcttcttcattgtTTATTAAATGTACTTTTAGATCTTCAGGTGATGAGCGGATCTTCTCCAGCTCAATCGAAACCTCTCTCATGTTTGGCCGCTTCCTTCCTTTCCGGCTTAGACACCTTCCAGCGACTTCTGCGACTGCCATCACTTGGTCCAGCTTGCTTTCCTCTTTGATTCGATCATCAACGATGTCAACCACTCTGTTTTCTTTCATGGCCTCAAGGAAATGAGTTGCTAAGCTCTTTCCTTCTTCGGACCGGACACGAAATAGTGGTTTTTCTCCTGTTATGAGCTCTGCCAAGACAACCCCGAAGCTGTAGACATCACTCTTGTCGGTATATTGGCTTGATAGGAAGTACTCAGGATCCATGTAACCAAAAGTCCCTGCAACTAGTGTTGTCAAGTGAGTTTGATCTATTGTTACCGATCTTGAAGTTCCAAAATCAGAAACCTTGGCTCGGTAATTCTCGTCCAACAGTATATTAGTAGTCTTGATATCTCTGTGGTATATTGGAAACGTTGAAGCTGAATGCATGTATGAAAGTGCTCCAGCAATCTCCACGGCTATTCCAAGACGCACTTCCCAAGTCATGTTGTAATCATCAGATTCATCATGAAGACGCTTGAACAGATCTCCATTTGGAATATATTCATAAACCAGGATTGGAACTTCTGTCTCCAAGCAACACCCCAAGAGTTTCACAATGTTCCTGTGGTTTATCTGTGAGAGAAGGACGACCTCGTTGATGAAACTATCCAGCTTATCTTCATCCACAAGTTTTGACTTTTTAACCGCAACGATCCTGCCATCCACCAGCATACCTTTGTACACAGTTCCTTGACCTCCTCGCCCAAGCACCCTCTTCACGCTGAAGTTATCAGTGGCTTTCTCCAACTCTTTTGAGCTAAATATCCTCGACATATCTACATTTCCATCGTTTGTAGTAGTTAGTTGTTGTTTCAACAACAAGCCTCCATTACGTTTGAAGAACTTCCTCCCACGAATGATCCTCCTTCGCTTCCTTATAAGTACGAACAAACAGAAGATCCCACCAACTAAAAACATTAGTCCCAACACACCAATTAGAACCCCTGCAGCATAAAAGGAAACACATAAGTAACACTACTTTCTCTTCAGCCTTGTAATCTACAAGATGCATTGGAACTCACCTCCAAGCAGGAAGGACTTGCCCGGCTTGGTTATCACGGGCTTGGGCTTGCACGTGTACATCGATCCACGCATGTTCTCACAAGTGCCTTCTTTACAGACACCAGGTTCTTTGCACATATCAGCTTCTACACAACCCCCTCGAAGGTACGGATTCCCTGTGAAGCCAATGGGGCAATAACAGTTCCTATAACTCATCTCGTTAAAGTAACCATACTCACAAAGACATCTCGTATCAGAGTCGTAAGAGCCGTAATGGGTCCAGTTTCTGCAACCTAAGGGGTTGTTTCTAAACTGAGAATCCGAAGTATCAAAGTACCAGCCTAGCTCCACCTCCGCGTAGCCACCAGCGTGGAACTGTTCTGGTGCAGTGACATTTGAGGGTGAGTATCTTTTGTCAGTCAAGAAGGCAACTCTGCAGCCTTCTCCTCCTGTGGCATCTATATCCACACCTATGACTTGTGGACGGTCCAGTGGTATTCTCGTCTGGCAGCATTTGTAGCCGTCACAGATTGAGTTTGTTACTTGTTGACCACTCTTGCTCTCTGTACAGCTCGATTCACAACCCAAGATCTCTGATTCGATACCCGTCATCAAGGCCTTTGTACCGCAGCCAACCGCCACAAGGCGGTTGTTATCTGTGATGAAGTAAGGGCTGCCTTTGCCTGTGATGTTCAAATCTGGTCTTGACTTTTTGAGTCCTTGACTAGTGTTATAACAATCCAAAGAAGTCACAGGACCTTTGATGAGCAAAACTCCATATGGTTTATCTCCATCTGGAAGAGAGATGTTCACCACTTCAGTATTGATCCGTGAGAGGAACGGAACGGTTGTTCCGGAAGTGGTGGTGTTGCAGACAACCTCGTACCAGTTGTTGAGATAGCAATCCTTCCCGCCGATTCCAAAAGGGAACGGGATCGAGACTCCTCCACAGGTTTTGCTACAAAAAGTTGAAGAGTTACCATTTTGAGATGTTGCTGCTGATGAGAGAAAACTTAGGACAGACGCTACAATACATATGAAGTTGCAAGTCTTTGTCTTCataattccttttttttctgTGTTTCTTGTTTGATCAATCTCAGTATTCAAGAACCAATAAGTTTAGAAAGAAGTGTGAAGGAATGTACAAAGCATTCAAATACAGGTCAACATGCCATGAGGGCTTATATATTGAATTAACAACTGAAGGTTGGATTATAAGAATCCAGTCTTTATTCTCCATACCATATGAAAGTAGACCGAACCTATTATATACATTTGACCATCGTCACCATGTTCATTCAGGATACAAACACAACGTTGACCAGTAAAATGTTAACTAAAAAGTCAATGCATCACCAGTCAAATGTAATCAAGGTAGTGGCCGTCACATGGATAATGAATTGATAACGTGAATACTCCATAATGCTTAATgcaacatgaaaataaatatgtgTGTGTTATTACATGGTGAAAACAAGAGATTTGAATCTA
The nucleotide sequence above comes from Brassica napus cultivar Da-Ae chromosome A9, Da-Ae, whole genome shotgun sequence. Encoded proteins:
- the LOC106414811 gene encoding syntaxin-51, whose product is MASSSSDSWMREYNEALKLAEDINGMISERSKSALTGPDAQRRASAIRRKITIFGTRLDSLQSLLSKIHGKPISEKEMNRRKDMIGNLRSQANQMANTLNMSNFANRDSLLGSEIKPDDTMSRVSSMDNQGIVGFQRQVMREQDEGLEKLEETVMSTKHIALAVNEELGLQTRLIDDLDYHVDVTDSRLRRVQKNLAVMNKNMRSGCSCMSMLLSVLGIVGLAVVIWLLVKYL
- the LOC106414808 gene encoding probable ubiquitin receptor RAD23a, whose protein sequence is MKLTVKTLKGSHFEIRVLPTDTIMAVKKNIEDSQSKDNYPCGQQLLIHNGKVLKDETTLVENKVTEEGFLVVMLSKSKTASSAGPSSAQPTSTTTSSAMPAAASTTQSIPVPASVSTLAQEQPAAPSDTNAQAASTLASGSSTEQMVQQIMEMGGGSWDKETVARALRAAYNNPERAVDYLYSGIPERETVPLTNISGADLAAPPTSGGPNSSPLDLFPQEAEAGAGELGTLDFLRGNDQFQQLRSMVNSNPQILQPMLQELGKQNPQLLRLIQENQAEFLQLINEPYEGSDGEMDILDQPEQEMPHAVNVTPAEQEAIQRLEAMGFDRALVIEAFLACDRNEELAANYLLENSADFED
- the LOC106414812 gene encoding serine incorporator 3-like, producing the protein MWAASCLASCCAACACDACRTVVSSISRRSARIAYCGLFALSLIVSWILREVAAPLMEKLPWINHFHKTPDREWFETDAVLRVSLGNFVFFSILSVMMIGVKTQKDPRDGIHHGGWMMKVICWFILVILMFFVPNEVISFYESMSKFGAGFFLLVQVVLLLDFVHGWNDTWVGYDEQFWYAALLVVSLVCYLATFVFSGLLFHWFTPSGHDCGLNTFFIVMTLIFVFVFAVVVLHPAVGGSILPASVISVYCMYLCYSGLASEPRDYECNGLHKHSKAVSTGTMTIGLLTTVLSVVYSAVRAGSSTTLLSSPDSPRAGEKPLLPLDGKAEDKEEKEQKKPVTYSYAFFHIIFSLASMYSAMLLTGWSTSVGESGKLVDVGWPSVWVRVVTSWATAGLFIWSLVAPILFPDREF
- the LOC106414815 gene encoding uncharacterized protein LOC106414815, which translates into the protein MALDGIVVSSPSRRTQSLKRQWEDLGSCSTVIKRHRYLLTALVLLAFLCTVYLYFAVTLGARHSLCYGLTGKEKAICQLQHVQALYKGKLKFF